Below is a genomic region from Isosphaeraceae bacterium EP7.
CAGTGGTCCCGACCCGCGTCCTTGTTGATCTGCGGCGTCCGGCCGAACTCGCCCCAGACCACCACCGACACGTCCTTGTCCATCCCCCGCAGGTGCAGGTCCTCCACCAGGCTGGAAAGCGCCATGTCCAGCTTGGGGATCCGGTCCCGGCAGGAGCCGAAGTTGTCGCCGTGGGTGTCCCACCGGCCGAAGGAGATCGTCACGCACCGCGCCCCGGCCTCCACCAGCCGCCGGGCCATCAGGAAGTGGTCCATGCAGCAGGGAGGGCCGTCGGCCTCGTTCTTCATGTCGCCGACACCGTAGCGGGCACGGAGCCGGGGGTCTTCCTTGCTCAAATCGAGGGCGTCGTAGATCCGCCGCGAGGTGAGGATCTCGAAGGCCTGCTGGCTGAAGTTGTCCAGCCCCTGGATCGACTCGTCGCGGTCATACTCGCGGCGGAAGTTGTCCAGCTGGTTCAGGAGAGAGTGCCGGCCTGAGAGCCGCTCGGGGACCAGTACCTTCTCGTCAAAGCTCAGGCCGGCCGAGCCCGCCCCGAGCTGCTTGGTCTGCCGTGTCTGCTTCTGTAGCTCGACGCGGTTGGGGGTGAACGGGGCGTGCGCCAGCCCGAGATAGCCGGGGTCGCCGGGATTGCTCCAGCGGGGCTCGCCGGTGCGGGGCGAGAGGCCGATGAACGGGGGGACGTCGGGCCGTACGGGTCCGTTGAGCTTCGACAGGATGGCGCCCATGCTGGGCCGGCCCCCCTGGGTCTTGCTCTGAAGGTCGGTATAACCGGTCAGGCACTGGCCCACGGAATGATCCGGGCCGTTACCGACCAGCGATCGGATGACGGTGAACTTGTCCATCATCGCGGCCATCCGCGGCATGTGCTCGCAGATGTCCAGGCCCGGCACCTTCGTGTGAATCGGCTTGTACTCGCCCCGGATCCCCTCCGGAGCGTCGGGCTTCAGGTCCACCATGTCCTGGTGCGGCGGCCCGCCGGCCAGCAGCACCATGATCACCGCCTTGTGCGACGACCCCTTCGACGAGACACCCGCCAACGCCTCCTGGCGGAGGATCTGCGGCAGCGACAGCCCCCCCATGGCCAGGCCACCCAGGCGGAGGAAGTCGCGGCGGGTGACGCCATCGCAGAATCCGGAGCGAGTCTTGCCGGCGATCGTCAGCATGGGTCCAGACTCCTCGACAGATGCGGCGGGCGAATTCGGCGGGCGTGAAGCGTCTTTATCAAGTGCGCAAGCGGGGGCGCAACCTGACGCATTCTACTTGAGCGATGGCGAGGTGCAAGTCGGGTGCCGAAATTTCGGTCAGACCAAATCGAGATCAGATCAGTTCGCGGATTGGCTCAAGCTCCTGGAGCAGCGGCATCGGCCGGTCCCCCTTGTCCGTCACCGCCGTCGCCGGGTCGATCCCCAACGCGTGGTACAAGGTCGCGAACACGTTCTGGAACGTCACCGGGCGGTCCTTGGCGAACGCCGCGATCTTGTCGCTCGAGCCGATCACCTGGCCGTGACGCATCCCACCGCCGGCCAGCATCGCCATGTTCAACGCCGGCCAGTGGTCGCGGCCGGCATCCTTGTTGATCTGCGGCGTCCGGCCGAACTCCCCCCAGACCACCACCGACACGTCCTTGTCCATCCCCCGCAGGTGCAGGTCTTCCACCAGGCTGGAAAGCGCCATGTCCAGCTTGGGGATCCGGTCCCGGCAGGAGCCGAAGTTGTCGCCGTGGGTGTCCCACCGGCCGAAGGAGATCGTCACGCACCGCGCCCCGGCCTCCACCAGCCGCCGGGCCATCAGGAAGTGGTCCATGCAGCAGGGGGGGCCGTCATATTCGCTGTCCATGTTGCCGATGCCGTAGCGGGCACGGCGCCTCGGGTCTTCCTTGCTCAAATCGAGGGCGTCGTAGATCCGCCGCGAGGTGAGGATCTCGAAGGCCTGCTGGCTGAAGTTGTCCAGCCCCTGGATCGACTCGTCGCGATCGTATTCGCGGCGGAACGCGTCGAGTTGGTGCAGCAAGGAGTGCCGGCCGGAGAGGCGGTCGGGGACCAGCACCTTCTCGTCGAAGCCGGGGCCCGACGATCCCGGAGCGCCCGCTTGCTTCTCCGACTCGATCCGGTTGGGGGTGAACGGGGCGTGCGCCAGCCCGAGATAGCCGGGGTCGCCGGGATTGCTCCAGGGAGCATGGGCGGTGCGGGGCGAGAGCCCGAAGAACGGGGGGACGTCCGGAAAAACGGGCCCGTTGAGCTTCGACAGGATGGCGCCCAGGCTGGGCCGGCCCCCCTGGCTAATGCTCTGGGCATCGGTGTAGCCGGTGAGGCACTGCCCGACGGAGTGGTCGCCCTGATTGCCCACCAGCGAGCGGATGACGGTGAACTTGTCCATCATCGCGGCCATCCGCGGCATGTGCTCGCAGATGTCCAGGCCCGGCACCTTCGTGTGGATCGGCTTGTACTCGCCCCGGATCCCCTCCGGAGCGTCGGGCTTCAGGTCCACCATGTCCTGGTGCGGCGGCCCGCCGGCCAGCAGCACCATGATCACCGCCTTGTGCGACGAACCCTTCGACGAGACCCCCGCCAACGCCTCCTGGCGGAGGATCTGCGGCAGCGACAGCCCCCCCATGGCCAGGCCACCCAGGCGGAGGAAGTCGCGGCGGGTGACGCCATCGCAGAATCCGGAGCGAGTCTTGCCGGCGATCGTCAGCATGGGTCCAGACTCCTCGACAGATGCGGCGGGCGAATCCAACGGAGGTTAAACAATTCGATCGTACTTCGGCAAGGGAAATCTCCAAACTGATTACAACTTCAACGGGCCGATGCCCCAAAACAGGCATGTCAGCCCCCTTTTCGAGCGTCGTTCATCCAGAGGCCCCCGTCAACAAGCAGGGCGGTGCCGGTGATGTAGTCGGCATCATCGGAGGCGAGGAAGGCAGCGGCCTTGCCGATGTCGGAGGGCTGGCCGAGGCGACCCCAGGGGAGTTCGGGGGCGGCCGCGTCGAGGGCTTCGCGGCTGAAGAAGGCCAGCTCGCCGGGGGTATCGATCCAGCCGGGCTGGATGAGGTTGACGTTGATTCGGTGGGGGAGCAGCTCGGCGGCGATGGTGAAGGCCATGTGCTTCAGGCCCGCCTTGCCGGCGTTGTAGGCCACGCTTTTGGCATACGGGACCAGGTCGTGAATGCTGGAGATGAAGACGATCTTGCCCGGAGACTTCCGCCCGACCAGGTGGCGAGCGATGAGCTGGCTCATGTGAAACCCGCCCGAGAGCGTGGCGGCCACAACCCGCTCGAAGTCGTCGGGGTCATAATCGAGGAAGTCGGCCCGACGGTTGTGCGCAGGGTTGCTGACGAGGATGTCCAGCTGGCCGAAGGCGTCGATGGCGCGCCCGACGACCCCCTCGCAGCCGGCCCTCGAGAAGACATCGCCCTCGATGACCGCCGCTCTCCGGCCCAGACCGACGATCTCGTCGACGAGCGAGTCGACCTCGGGGCCACTTCGAAGGTCATTGACGACGACATCGGCCCCCGCGCGGGCCAGTTCTAGGGCGCAGCCGCGACCGATGCCTTGAGCGGAGCCGGTGACGAGCGCGATCTTGCCGAGCAGATTCAACGGAGAGGCTCCTGGACTTCGAGGAGAGCCTGGGATGCTCACCCTCCAACATCGAATCGAAGGGTTGGACGGTCTAGCAAAGTTCAGAACCAGATCCGAATCGGCCGGACGCCTGCTCGTTCCAGGTGGGGGTCGAGCCGCCTGGCGAGCCTCGCCCAGTTATGGTGCGGGACCGACGGGTAGAGGTGATGTTCCAGGTGGTAGAGGTGCTCCAGGGCGATTGCCGAAGCCACCAGTCCTCGGAACGCCCTCGTTTGCGTGAGCTCGTCCGTTCCGGTCGGGTCGTGCGGGACGTACGACGTGACGAGCGGGATGATCCAGCTTCCCATGATCATCAGGAGCGCATACATCGGGAAGGCGGAAGATGATCCGGCCAGCGACGCGGCGATGGTCACCAGCACCAGGCAAGCAATGACTTCGCAGATGATCCAGGACCTCGCGTGCTTGGCATGCCGCAATGCCCAGAACATGAGCCTGGGCTGGAAGACGATCCCCTGCGCCAGGGCGCCGACCAGGGACATCCTTGCCGCGGAGGCCTCGATATCGTCGGCGTGCGGGAAATGGGCGTGGTGGTGCAGGTGTGCGGCCCGATAGGCGTGACCGCTGCGGAGGGCGAGCAGTTCGATCAGGCAAAGCAGCGCATCGTTGACCGCCGACGGCAATGCCAGGTTGCGGTGCACGAGGTCATGCGAGATCGATCCATAGGTGAAGAAGCTGAGCGCCACCAGGCAGAAGACCGCCGGCGGCCACCAGCCCCGGACCGCGAACGCGAAATAGGCCCCGCACCAGAGGAAGGGACCGACCAGGCTGACCACTCGCCTCAGGGGAGAGATGCGGGCGAGGTCCGCGCCCAACTCGCGGAGAGGCGGCATGCCGTAGTTTTTGTGCTCAACGCCTTGCTCGATCACGAGACGCCCCCGATGCGTTCATGTGCCGGTCATCCCCGTCTCGATGCGGGCGGGCTCGACGCCCTCGAAGATCGACCCGCTTTGACCAACTGGCCGTCCTCCGCCGTGGCAGGCCGGGCGGTAGGCCAGCAAGCCGATCGCGTAGACGCAGGCCCCGAGGACGGCCGGGGCGAGGTGGACGGCGTCGTTGTAGCCGATGACCGGGTGGACGCCGATCGCGGTGGCGGAGCCGATGGTGCCGGCCAGGGCGAGCGCCTGCCAGAGGCTCTTCGAAGGGCGGGCGCACCAGACGACGCAGAGCAAGGTGATGCCGAAGCAGCAGACGGCCCCGCCGAATCCGGCGCGGTCGTGGGCGATGAGGGGGATGAGTCGGCCGTTGATCGCGTTGAACTCGTCGACGCCGATGTCGAGGAAGACGAGGTCCTGCGGCACGAAGACGGTCGTCATGCCGACGACCAGGATCGTCAGGCCGCCGCCCACCAACCCGAGGGCGGTGGCCAGCAGGCAGGCCCGGCCGAGGCCCGCGATCGACAGCCAGGGGAGGCGGACCGAGGGACTGAGCAACGAGCGGATTCCCGAGGGGCCGTTCAGCGTCTCCCGGGACAGGGCCAGGCCCACGGCGAAGCAAGGGAGCAGCCCCAGCGTGGCGATGCCATGCCAGGTGTCCAGGTAGCCGTAGCCGAGGTAGGCGAAGAAGCTGACGAAGCCCTCGGCGCCGCTGAGCAGGAACAGCCACCAGGCCCAGGGCTCCCCGCGCTTCAGGGGGAATTCGGCCATCCAGAGATAGAGCAGGCCGATCGCCACGAGCGCACCGCCGAAGGAGACGCGGTCGTGGATCATGAAATGGACGATCCGGCAGGCGTGCAGCGAGCAGAGATCGGCCGAGGTCATCCCCAGGTAACGCTCGTCGTGCGGCAGGAAATGACCGGTCGCGGCGAGGAAGAGGGCGACCAGGCCCGAAAGTGTCAGGGCCAGGCCCGTGAGGGTCAGCAGCGGCCGGCCGTCGCCGACCAGCGCCGAGAGGAATCCCCGCTCGTCGTCGAGGCGGGCCGCGTCAGATTCGGGGAATTCGTGGACCATTCTGCCCGCCCCTTGACGGCGATCGTGCGCACGCCCTTCGATGCGAAGTAAGCGGGGATCATCCTATCAAAGAAGGAGACCGGTCGTGACAGTCGGTTCGCAGGATGGTCTCGTTCAAGGGCGGGCCTCCGTGAGCGAGTCTCGATGCTCTCAGCTGATGAACAGCGCGGCGACCACGAGGAGGTTCACCGCGGGCAGGACACTGAAAGTGATCGCGGCCCGGTAGACTCGCCTTCGATAGCAGATCCAGGAGCCCGAGATTGAGACCAGCACGAGGAACGGGAAGCTCAGCATGCAGCAGACGAAGAGGATTGCCGTGGCGCTGAAGCCCTGATCGAACGCCATCAGGGAGAGGGGGCCGGCGACGATGGCCGGGACCAGAAGTGTTCCGAAGATGAGGCTCGTCAGGATCAGGATGACGAGGGAGGCGCGGCGAAGGGTCGACTCGGCCATGGGGAAACCTCTGCCTGAGGCCTGGTGTGACGGCGGGCTCGTGGGCCCTCCCTGACTCTAGGTCCTGTCGGCTCGGATCGATTGTGGAATCCGCCGGGCGAGAACCGATCGATCGGGCGGTGTTTGAGGATCCAAGAACGGTCGGAACTGCGAGATCCAACCGTGCGTCGGGCCCGGTTATGATGGGCGGCCACGGGACGAGGCCCCTTGTCCCCGGGGTCGATATCAAGAGCGAGGGCGATCACCATGCGATCGATCGGGGATTCTCGTCGCGCGTTCCTGGAGACGATGGGCCTGGCCGGGGCGGGCGCGCTGCTGGGCGGAACGTCCGTGGAGTCGGCCCGCGGGTTTGCGGCGAACGACACGATCGAGGTGGCCTGCATCGGCACGGGCGGGCGGTGTCAGGCGTTGATGAAATCGCTGGCGACGATTCCCAACGTGCGGATCGCCGCCGTCTGCGACATCTACGACAAGAACCTCGAC
It encodes:
- a CDS encoding DUF1501 domain-containing protein, producing the protein MLTIAGKTRSGFCDGVTRRDFLRLGGLAMGGLSLPQILRQEALAGVSSKGSSHKAVIMVLLAGGPPHQDMVDLKPDAPEGIRGEYKPIHTKVPGLDICEHMPRMAAMMDKFTVIRSLVGNGPDHSVGQCLTGYTDLQSKTQGGRPSMGAILSKLNGPVRPDVPPFIGLSPRTGEPRWSNPGDPGYLGLAHAPFTPNRVELQKQTRQTKQLGAGSAGLSFDEKVLVPERLSGRHSLLNQLDNFRREYDRDESIQGLDNFSQQAFEILTSRRIYDALDLSKEDPRLRARYGVGDMKNEADGPPCCMDHFLMARRLVEAGARCVTISFGRWDTHGDNFGSCRDRIPKLDMALSSLVEDLHLRGMDKDVSVVVWGEFGRTPQINKDAGRDHWPALNMAMLAGGGMRHGQVIGSSDKIAAFAKDRPVTFQNVFATLYHALGIDPATAVTDKGDRPMPLLQELEPIRELI
- a CDS encoding DUF1501 domain-containing protein; protein product: MLTIAGKTRSGFCDGVTRRDFLRLGGLAMGGLSLPQILRQEALAGVSSKGSSHKAVIMVLLAGGPPHQDMVDLKPDAPEGIRGEYKPIHTKVPGLDICEHMPRMAAMMDKFTVIRSLVGNQGDHSVGQCLTGYTDAQSISQGGRPSLGAILSKLNGPVFPDVPPFFGLSPRTAHAPWSNPGDPGYLGLAHAPFTPNRIESEKQAGAPGSSGPGFDEKVLVPDRLSGRHSLLHQLDAFRREYDRDESIQGLDNFSQQAFEILTSRRIYDALDLSKEDPRRRARYGIGNMDSEYDGPPCCMDHFLMARRLVEAGARCVTISFGRWDTHGDNFGSCRDRIPKLDMALSSLVEDLHLRGMDKDVSVVVWGEFGRTPQINKDAGRDHWPALNMAMLAGGGMRHGQVIGSSDKIAAFAKDRPVTFQNVFATLYHALGIDPATAVTDKGDRPMPLLQELEPIRELI
- a CDS encoding SDR family oxidoreductase, with amino-acid sequence MNLLGKIALVTGSAQGIGRGCALELARAGADVVVNDLRSGPEVDSLVDEIVGLGRRAAVIEGDVFSRAGCEGVVGRAIDAFGQLDILVSNPAHNRRADFLDYDPDDFERVVAATLSGGFHMSQLIARHLVGRKSPGKIVFISSIHDLVPYAKSVAYNAGKAGLKHMAFTIAAELLPHRINVNLIQPGWIDTPGELAFFSREALDAAAPELPWGRLGQPSDIGKAAAFLASDDADYITGTALLVDGGLWMNDARKGG
- a CDS encoding fatty acid desaturase; protein product: MIEQGVEHKNYGMPPLRELGADLARISPLRRVVSLVGPFLWCGAYFAFAVRGWWPPAVFCLVALSFFTYGSISHDLVHRNLALPSAVNDALLCLIELLALRSGHAYRAAHLHHHAHFPHADDIEASAARMSLVGALAQGIVFQPRLMFWALRHAKHARSWIICEVIACLVLVTIAASLAGSSSAFPMYALLMIMGSWIIPLVTSYVPHDPTGTDELTQTRAFRGLVASAIALEHLYHLEHHLYPSVPHHNWARLARRLDPHLERAGVRPIRIWF